In Nematostella vectensis chromosome 3, jaNemVect1.1, whole genome shotgun sequence, the genomic window GCACGAGGACGGTTCCTTAAGGCCAATGGATGACAACAGGCAAAGTGTATACAGAAAACTAATGAGCATGCATTTCAAAACAAGAATACCCTAACAGCTTTACTCAATACAATTATTAGTGACATAGCCATTATGCAGTGCAAGTTTTCTAAAGCAAAATTACAAACTTACGGATACAGGTAATTCTTAGCTGGAGCTTATTTTATAATTTAGAAAGATGCCTAAATATGCAGCCTAAGTGTCGATTCATATTTAGGGTATCATTTCTTAAATGGCGTTTTTCCcgaagcaaaataaaataaaataaaataaaataaaataactgacTAAATCTGAGGCTTGCCCCTGAAATGTATAAGCTCACAATTATGAAATAGTTTAAGATCAGAAAGCATATAATAAGAATCTAAAATATTGATCCTTTGTTGCAGTATTTGCTGAGCTTTATGCGGGTAATAATCTATATACAAGCTTGCAAAAGACGAAGATTGACGACGCCATTTTGGCAAGAGAACAAACAGAGCATGCATCAGAGCGACTTCTTTACTGAGCTTTCTCTGACAAGCCCAGACAAAAATAACTTGGTGCGACTGAAGGCGATCTCTAAATCATTTGACGACCTCACAAGTGAAACCTTGTACAGCAGATGGAAACGCACGCGAAAGCACTGCACGGGAAAGCGAAGCAGAAATAGATCCCTACTCTCGCTACCAGAGCTGAAAGAATCAGAGGAGCATCTGGACGAGCACCACCGCCCCCCGGATCAGCATTCCCAGGGGGAGGGTCTGCAGGGGGGACACCCACGAGGCTGGACGATCTGTCCGGGGGAAATTCGGAGTGAGAACTCCCGAGATTGTCGTTGCGAGACCCCCCTGACTGATGGTGGCGAGAGCGTCATTAGCGATTCCTGGTCGAGTAGCGAAGTTACTGATACGACGTCTATTAGCATGGAATCAACGGACAGTGGAGTCGAAGAGCGCTTTCCGAGTACATCTCCGACTCCAAGCGTGTGGTCGGAAACTTCCGAAGATGACGGAGTCTTCGTGACAGCTCCGAATAAATTTGTATCTCATCTGAAACTCTACCCGCGCTTTCATAGTGCTTCAGATACCACTGACAAGCGACCGAAAGCTTACCCTGCAACGGAAATCATAAACATGCAAGCGGAAGTTGACGAAAAGGAAAATCAATCTGAAGTTCTTGTCACAGAGATAACTACGTATCTTCACGGAAATGTATCGAAGACTACCCGAAGTTTATCCGAGGGAGACGACTCAAATTATCATCAGACAGTCGTTGCAGCCCGTCCCATAAACAAACGCGCTTTTCTACTTCGGAAGCGCAGTACATCCGCCCGCGTCCCGAGCGAACTGCAGTTcttgaagactgcggaaatgGCGAAACAATACCTCGAAAGCGCCTCTAGTTCCGATGACGTATGGCTTAAACGTGATGCGGTCGGGACCTCAAGAATTGAATCAAGGCATAAAAGGCCTAGCGGGGTGGGTTACAAACACAAGGGTCTTGTTAATAACAATATTCATGGAGCAACACTTGGGCAACTATGCGACGGGTCACATAACGGATTGGGACGCACGTATGCGCTGGTTAGCCAACCAATAGAGGCCGTTTCCCAACGTGACTTCAATAATAACGCAGACGGCAGAAAATTTGTTCGAAAGATCAGTGCGCCAGCAGTAACTTCTACATCAAGAATGGAGAAAGAAACCGACGAACAGCAAGAAGCATGGGATCAAGTTCCCAAGGAAGTTTCCAGGGGAGAAAATATGACTCTTAATATGCGAAAAGGTGGATCATACGCAGTCGGAAGATCACAATCTTTTGCCGGAGAAAGCGGACATAAACCAGCTACAATGCCTCGATTGTCGAGGCGGGCAACAACTACGCTTTCAAATCGCAAAGCAAATGACTTATGGAGTAAACAAGTGGCTAAAGAACTGCTAGATAAAATCAATAAAGCAGATGAGAAATCCGAGAAAGAGAGACTTGATGTTGTTGAGCGGGCTTTTGAATGGATTCGTAAGGAATTGGCGGATTTGAGGGCTCAAGATAAGGACATCATGCGAATGTTTACAAAGATTCAAGCAGGAATAAGGCACATTAAGTTCGACCAGTCTTTGTTATTAGAAACTGCCGAGGATGATTTTAATTCTAGTCCAGATTTATCGCAAAATATATCATATTCTGTGTCAGAAACTTCGACAACTCCACGAAGAGCTAGTCTACTTTAGGTCTCTTCTTTATACGTAAACAGTCATGGTCGCTTTCAATTCTAGTGTTTATACGACCGATTTAACTGCTTTTTATCGAAAATTATTACCATGGAATCATTTGTGGTGTTTCTTTTCTAGTTCGTGTTAAGATAATGCTGTCTATTGAAGTAATATAATAAGTAGTTTTCGGCTAACTTCGTGACCTCTTTATCAAGTCTAAGTTAAATATTCGTGTTTGTCTTATCGATCAAACAAAGTCATTGGGTGAAGATGGAATATTGAAAGTAAAGACTAGTTATGTTTGTCACGCACAGCTAGTCGTAAATATATTATAGAACAAAGTTTAGCTGACAAATTGTTACAATATCAGGGTTTTCATAAAATTGATTAAAAGTTTCTTGcaaaaagtatgttttcaTAAATGTTTTGCTGTGCACTTTCTTGGGATAAAAACTATGATCTAACTGAATTTCTATTGATATTATAATTTCGTTAGTGTGATATGACAAAAATTTATGTGATATTTATGTAGTGTTTGGTTAGAAAATGtcgtaaaaagaaaataaatgtgtgtttttttttgtaggatttatttttttaatatcgattcTGCATACCTAACTACTGaatggtgttgttgttttgaacGATTAGCCTAAGAGCTAAGCCGAAGACAATAAAACATCTTTGTAAGGAAATTTGAAAAGAGAGTTAGTTTTGTAAAAAGGGGTCTCAATTATCATAATTGCAAGTTGCATGCCACTCGTATTGGCCTGGAAAGTAAACCGAATAAAAGGATTTTAGGCATCAAGTATTAAAGCTGCTGGGAattttgctgctgctgttAATTGATTTGGCATCGCTTTTTATCGGTAAAATCTGTATAATTGTATGATAAAAGTAAGATAAAGCtgctcttaaaaaaaaacaacatttgcAATATTATCAGTTGATCAACACAATTAATTTCTTTTAAAGTCTATTAGTTGTGATCAacatgtttaaaaaaacatttgcaaTATTATCAGTTGATCAACACAATTAATTTCTATAAAAATCTATTGGTTATGATCAACatgttttagaaaaaaaaacatttgcaaTATTATCAATAGATCAACACAATCTATTTCTATTAAAATCTTTTAGCTGTGATCAACTTGTAACAaacatgatattttttttttagccccgtattttttaaacaaatgcATTCTAAAGGGGGGTGTAACTAAGCGTGTGTTTGTTCTACAGGTAGACAATTTCCTCCTTTCCTATGGGCAGATCTACTTGATAAATGGGGAGTTTGACCTAATGGGAATAGGCAATCTTACGGCTGCGAAAGAGTCAACTTGCCCTGGGCGGCCCAAAAGGGGGCCTTAATATGATGTACATACGCACTTTGCACATTAGCCTGTGTAGCGgctcaagggaaggggagggggagtccACCTCGGCCGCGCTCTCGCTTTTTCTTCTCTCGGCCCCTCTCCCCCAGTCCCTCTCCCTTaagccgctacgcaggctatttGCATATCTGGTACGTATACCGCGACTCAAACATGGACGGTAAAGTTTGACGAAAGCGGTTTACCGTTTGGGAAATCATGTTGGAGTTTCTTCGCGTTTGTTGTGAGTTTCTTCTCGTTGGACGAGCTGTCGACACTAATCATGCAACTTTGACATTCGCAGTTAAACAttgttattaataataaatatacgCGATTTTGCAATATTGTCTCGTGGTAGCATTTTAAGATAGATCCTGAGATCTCTTGGCATTTCAATAAGGCCGAGGCCGGTCTGGCCGAGCGTCACTGGGCGAGAGAAGTTTggactctggtacccagggtaaaaAGAACGCAACTGCTTTATTTTCTTGCGCATGCGCTTTTGTTCTCATTTGTATTTGACCGATTTTCACTTAGGGGTAGCGATCGGTAAAACCGAGACTTACCGAGGCGCCGAGACCCGCGTTCcagaatccgagcccgagactTTTTTTCAAGCTTGATTTCGTATATAACTTGTTCGAAgtatgtcataaacatcaGATAAAAAAGGATGAGTAGAGTTACAATACAATAtcgcgcttgtgtttgactgattcttacttgtgttgcgcttgtgtttgactgattctcacttgtgttgggcttgtgtttgactgattctcacttgtgttgtgcttgtgtttgactgattcttaCATGTGTCGCCCTTGTTTTTGGCCGATTCTCACTTATATTGCGCTTGTGATGACTgcttctcacttgtgttgcgcttgtgatGACTGcttctcacttgtgtttgactgattctcacctTGTGTTGctcttgtgtttgactgattctcacgtGTTTTCGTGCTTACGTTCgcgcttgcgtcctagtgagaaccagcctttaAACTTTACCACAGGATTACCGGCAAACAAGCCAACGCTTTCACGCATACGATTCACAGATTTATAATTTGCTTGTTTGTGTGTATACTTCAATCAATCTTGGTTTAAAAACTTTCTTTTTCCAGCTCGCTCGGTCAATTTCTTATTCTGGGCATTACATGCAATATTGGGTAGACCGCTTCAATAATTTCTTCGCTTTTTCATCGCCATAAAGCTGTATACGTCGAGAATTTTTCGAGTATAACTTGCAGAATTTcatgtttactacgattttgccaGCAGCTACTttaacacaggtatcccgctGGCTCGCCCaaggttttttgtttttcagaaaaaaaacaaatgaccgTTGTTGATGAAATAAGCTCTCGTGaacccccgaaaaaaaaaaaaaaaaaaaaaaaaaaccagggCAATGGCCATCGATGGATAAAGATTTATTAAGCAGTTAAGCTATTCACATTCTCCTGCATTTTGTGTAGAAAGTAAAGATACCAGGGCGTCACTTTTCGATAGAATTGCTTGCGCCGGACATTGAGAACCCTTTAATCAGggtaagtacgcagctcttacaagctgcaatttgattgggcaaatgaacaatatccgcacctcgacacaaagaacgagaagaatagagacaaaagaactcctttgtagaacaaagataataggagacaaagcagctgcgtacttactctttAATTATGAAATCAGAGTACGGCAACTTGTAAACAAAAGTTTTCAGCTCTCCCAGGCTGCTTGGAGGGTCTGACTTGAGGGTCTATCATCATTGGCATTCCCCACAACGGGTGAGACCCATGCTCCTGATAACGACGATAATCGAACATAGGGAAAGGACTAATAACTGGAACAGACTAGAAAACTGATATACCGCAATGTTTAGATTTGTGCACATCTCAAAGTAGCAATGAATGCACCTGGACAAAATATATTAAGTGGGCGATACCTTTTTCTaccgtgtatttatacctcaatttaaaaaaatgagagCTAGTTTGTAATTATCTGGAGAATTATATTTTTAGAAACAGAGGTGCCTGAGATTTCCAGAGTCGCAAACAATGggcgatgttttttttttcaaaggtgTATTTAGGTTTGCACGGAATGCATTCAAAGTGCTTATCCAGCATTTCTTGATCTGATTATCGTTCTACAGGGCCAGGCCTGTTTGACATACTTGAGTGGAAATTTTATTAGACTGAAGAAACACCAAGAAAGGGAAAATACCCTAAATTTTATTGCCGATAAGCAAAAATCTAAACTCGGAGGAGAGAAGGCAAAATCAttcttgagatattttttgttaaaataaggAAATTAAACGAAAACAAAAGTGGATGTTTCGCATATCTTTTAATTTATCGCTATGACCCGTCCTATGCGAGCAATAGCTGATCTAAAGAACTGATATGGCTGTTTGATTGAGTATCAGCTGAAGTCATTGCGAAAGAATTTCATGCACGCAAATAGGATAATTAGACAAAATTCCTTTCATAGTTTAGGATGAAGCGATGTTATTGTCTAGTGCGCCTTGCCTGGAGCAGCTCAACAACCTCTGACAGAAAGAAACAGCCCTGTCATATCCCATAAAGCTGGCCGGGCTGGATTAGAGTATCAACAAATTAAGCCGCGTGACATTTTTCGCATTTCTATATGATCTCTTTCCTTTTTCCGGTAGCCTCTATAGATTTCGTTTCATGACTTGGAACGTGAAAAATCTTACAAAACTTCAGTTTCAACACATTGCGTGCAAAATAATAACCTGAAAGTCTTAAATCTTATGTCTTAtatatcttaaaaaaaaaaacatatttgctTTATGGTCTTATTGCGTTGTTATACTCTTTATTGCAATTCGAAGggaaacaagaaaatatttgcTCTCGAGGCCCATTAGGTAATTCGAtctaatatttatatatatgtaCGGAGCTAGTTCCATCTAACGCATACTAAAAGTActaaaacagaaaaagaatGCATGTAAATATGGTGGTGGCAGGTAGTTTGATTAAATCTGCAAATGTTTTGCTGCGGTTTTCCTACCTAGAAACTAATAATTAACTGCTGAGCGGCGAGAATAAACTCTTGACGTAGCTAGCTGTCACTTTGATGTCACGAGTGACCGCGGGGCTTTTTGGCATCGAGTGGATTGTAATCTATTGTAGGATTACGTACAGCCCTAAAGGGAACAATGATTATCCAATCCGGCTCGACCTGCAATAACTATTTGGGCGGATATACAGAAAATCTGCTGTCAAGCCGACCGACTGTCAGTGCAGACAAGGCAAACCTCCGAGAAAGGTTGGCGGTAGGCCTCGGAGCCGATGAGAAACGTACAGCCTCTAAACAACAGTCAGAAACAGATACAACAAGCAGCTCTTTTCTAAAGCAGgatttataatatttattttgacAGTGAGACGCAAAAGCATAACAAAAGAATCGGTATAATGTTGTGCGGTCCACTGTCGTCTAACAACCACTTTCATCTTAAGCGAGAGAATGTACTCGGGTTTGACGCGGCGGCTGCCATGTACAGAGGATGGCAGCGGGCACAAGTGCTGCGTTCGATAACACCTGATGTGGACATGAGAAGCGACTCCAAGTCTAAAGTGTGCGACTTAGAAATAGAAGCAAGCGTCCCTGTGAACAATCAAGTCGTTAACCCCAGCGGCTCTAAAGAAGCCAAATTTAGAGTGCTACAGAAGAGGTTTTCATCGCTAGGGGCAATTGGGGTCATAAGTGAAAGTGATGCTTGTGATAGACCAAGCGCTCGCAGTGGGGAGCAGAGAACCACAGCAAGTGGAAAAGGGAGAAATTTTCCCGCGCAATCACCTTCAACCGCGCGGGAAAGTCGCGTCCGAAGCGAGGTTTCATTGTTTCTTTGTCGTCAATCTCGTATTCAAGGGTCCAATACAAGTGACAATCGAGTTGAACACGAGCGACCATGCGTGGAGACTCCTGTCACAAACTACCCACCACAGGGCAAGTATATACTAAGCAAAGCAGTGTTGACTCATTCAAATGGCGCGAAGGTACGCAGAGCGTCTGTCCAGCACATCGGCTCGCTAGCGAAATCCTATTTTGTTCCGGGAGAAGAGAAGAAAGCGAGAAAGATGAGCTTGCCAAGTCGGCGGACAAGTGAAGTGATCGTGACACAAGGCAACTCGACTATCGGTTCTAAAACACACGCTGAAAGATATATTGAAGACTGTAGTGCTGATACGGAGTTACAGTGGGAAAGACTTGTAGCAAGAGCACGCTCTTTCCAAGTGCTATCGCCTGCTGCTCGGGATAATAGACCATACAAAAGAATTGAAAGAAAAGAAGACGCAAAGATTATAGAATGCAACCGGGTCATTCATCCAGTTACCGAAGATGGCGATGGGAGTGAAGGAGAAAATAGTGATGTTTGTAGCGAGGCATCGCATTCATCTAGTGGTTCCTCTATACTTGGAGAAGCGTTTGCCGTGATAGCGAAACCTATCGCGAAAAGATCCAACACTAGTCCAGACGATGGCAAACTTGTCGCTGATTCACTCAGCGAGACGCCTCCGAAAGAAAGCGTGTGCACAGTGGATAAAACGCCTGTTAATACAGATGCCCATGGTCATCTTAGGAGATTTTCGCTCGCTACTTTGAGACCACAAGCGGAAGCTGTCGAGCGCATGTCAGGGTATAGCACTCACGGCGCTCTGGAGTACGCCAAAAGACTACTAGGAAAGGTGCAGgaagaaggaaaaacaaaaacaaaaaaggaacGACTCCATGATATGAGCAAAGCCTTGAAGCTAGTTCTGGAGGAGTTGAACAGAATTGAAACACCGGACCATGAGCTTGTGAGTTTGTTTATTAGTTTGCGAGCGAAAATCGTGAATTTAAAAGCTGAAGTGAAACAGGAAGAAGGCACAGAGAGCCCCGAGGATGGAAGTGCAGAGAAAAAAGCTTTGAGATTGTCAACATTGTCGACTGATAGCAGTCAAACTGATAACCTCCGTACTTCTCACTCGAGAAGATTCAGTTGGTGCTGACAAACGAGAAAGTGGATAACTCTTTATACCAATTCAATAATTAAATGTTTAAATTGATTGAGCTACGAGAAATACGGTTTCACTGCGTTGATATAAACGTGTGGCATGGCAAgagaacaaaaagaaacaataagaTGTAAATATTATATAGTTATGCCAAACATTGATCAGACTATTGTTCAGATTATGTATTGAACACATTTAATTCTGTCGCAGTGAGCCATTATAGttataaagaaaattacaACGAAAACAACCATATGCCAGAGGCATACTTTGAACTAATAAATAACAGACGTCAAAATTgttttatccttttttttgttgcCCCACGATACTTGAGTAGCTATTGAAGCATAGACGATGTGTCATACTATGTTTTCTTCACACCTCGTGTGAATGTTTGGGTGCGTTGCCCAAGAGAGAAAAGTGAGCGGAAGTTGCTCCTACTCGTAAACGGATGTATAAACAAGGCTTTGGCAATGATCTGGGGGCTTTGCAAACCTTGTTAAAGTAGATTTTACCGTAGTAtgagaaatatttaaaaacaaaattaaaaaactaATGGGTTTTGGCAGGTGGTTAGCAGATCGAAGATGCTTGGCATTCCAGACAGAGAGCGAAACAATATCGAGAATCTATCCCATCAGGAAATTCGTATTATGTGGGCCTGGTCCAATATCAAAAAAAGAAGCCCGGCCATGGAAGAATAACGTATGGGGTACATAGTATGGTACGAATTTCTTTCTCCCTATATAATTGCTAAAAAAGGCGAGAACCCCCCCTTTCTTTCTACATATTGAGCCTCATTTGCCTTGACTCGCGTATTTTTATGTTGCTTTGCTCTAGTCTACATGTACTGCTGGCAAACCCCCTTTCCTTTGTATTTTGCCTGGGCTGGCGTTTGCGAGCTTTCAGCCGAAAATTGGTTTTGCTCAAATCCCGGGCATAAAGCAGGATGCCTATCGCGAAaagttttttaaaactttaaattttttaaaaaaaactgctgGTTAAAGAGGATAACACAAATTTgtcagaaaaaatatatatcataCCAAACAATCGACTTAATCCTTGACTGTTTTGACTGGTCTTTTATCGGCGGTGGCGGGCTCGTTTAGGTTTTAGTGCAGGTTAGCAAGAATGTTCTAGCGCGGATTATCTTAGAACAACACTTAAACCATTTCCTTTTCACCTTAGAGTCTAAGAGAGTAAGATTATCTTAGAACAGAGCATTTCATTCTTGCAAAGACGTCATTCTAAGAACAAACAAGTCAAACATCTAAAAAATGATAAACACTCGATAGGAGAAGAAAtagagaaaaataaagaataataaaacattgaaaaataaatcaataatcAACATTTATGTAAGCATTTTTCAATTCTTGTACAGGTTTTTTATTGACATAATGTGTGTGGGAGTCAAAGTTAAAAATCAaacaatatcaaacaaaacaaatcaaacaaagtgaaGTTTAATTAAATTGTGAAAGTGGTATAGTTGTAAGAGCATTTTTTTAGCATTCTGTAAGAGGTCCGCTCCTTGCGTCTCTAATAGATTCGTGTACATCAGACATaagtaa contains:
- the LOC5501851 gene encoding uncharacterized protein LOC5501851, producing the protein MLCGPLSSNNHFHLKRENVLGFDAAAAMYRGWQRAQVLRSITPDVDMRSDSKSKVCDLEIEASVPVNNQVVNPSGSKEAKFRVLQKRFSSLGAIGVISESDACDRPSARSGEQRTTASGKGRNFPAQSPSTARESRVRSEVSLFLCRQSRIQGSNTSDNRVEHERPCVETPVTNYPPQGKYILSKAVLTHSNGAKVRRASVQHIGSLAKSYFVPGEEKKARKMSLPSRRTSEVIVTQGNSTIGSKTHAERYIEDCSADTELQWERLVARARSFQVLSPAARDNRPYKRIERKEDAKIIECNRVIHPVTEDGDGSEGENSDVCSEASHSSSGSSILGEAFAVIAKPIAKRSNTSPDDGKLVADSLSETPPKESVCTVDKTPVNTDAHGHLRRFSLATLRPQAEAVERMSGYSTHGALEYAKRLLGKVQEEGKTKTKKERLHDMSKALKLVLEELNRIETPDHELVSLFISLRAKIVNLKAEVKQEEGTESPEDGSAEKKALRLSTLSTDSSQTDNLRTSHSRRFSWC
- the LOC5501850 gene encoding uncharacterized protein LOC5501850; the encoded protein is MRVIIYIQACKRRRLTTPFWQENKQSMHQSDFFTELSLTSPDKNNLVRLKAISKSFDDLTSETLYSRWKRTRKHCTGKRSRNRSLLSLPELKESEEHLDEHHRPPDQHSQGEGLQGGHPRGWTICPGEIRSENSRDCRCETPLTDGGESVISDSWSSSEVTDTTSISMESTDSGVEERFPSTSPTPSVWSETSEDDGVFVTAPNKFVSHLKLYPRFHSASDTTDKRPKAYPATEIINMQAEVDEKENQSEVLVTEITTYLHGNVSKTTRSLSEGDDSNYHQTVVAARPINKRAFLLRKRSTSARVPSELQFLKTAEMAKQYLESASSSDDVWLKRDAVGTSRIESRHKRPSGVGYKHKGLVNNNIHGATLGQLCDGSHNGLGRTYALVSQPIEAVSQRDFNNNADGRKFVRKISAPAVTSTSRMEKETDEQQEAWDQVPKEVSRGENMTLNMRKGGSYAVGRSQSFAGESGHKPATMPRLSRRATTTLSNRKANDLWSKQVAKELLDKINKADEKSEKERLDVVERAFEWIRKELADLRAQDKDIMRMFTKIQAGIRHIKFDQSLLLETAEDDFNSSPDLSQNISYSVSETSTTPRRASLL